The genomic DNA AGGCCAGGTGGACGGGCCCAGTGGCTGCCACCATCCCCGCCGGCGTCGGCGGCACCATCACCCCCGTGGGCGACACCGCAGAGGTGGCCGCCGCCCGCAACGCCTTCCTCAACGCCTACAACGCACAGGTTAGGGCCACCGTAGGCACCGTGCCCGTGGTGCAGGCCCCAGCCTTCAGCGTCGCCCCTGTTGTTCCCCAGCAGGTCTTCCAGCACACCTTCCAGCAGGCTGTTCCTGTGCAGGCCAAGTGGACCGGACCAGTGGCTGCCACCATCCCCGCCGGCGTCGACGGCACTGTCACCCCCGTGGGCGACACCGCTGAGGTGGCCGCCGCCCGCAACGCCTTCCTCAACGCCTACCGCGCCCAGGTGGCAGCCACTGTTGGCACTGCCCCCGTCGTCAACACCTTCAGCCAGGCCGTGCCCCAGCAGGTCTTCCAGCAGACCTTCCAGCAGGCGGCCCCCGTGCAGGCCAGGTGGACCGGCCCCGTGGCAGCCACCGTGCCCGCCGGACTCCCAGGCTCCGCCCATCAGGTCGCCGACA from Penaeus chinensis breed Huanghai No. 1 chromosome 30, ASM1920278v2, whole genome shotgun sequence includes the following:
- the LOC125041558 gene encoding cuticle protein CP1499-like, which produces MKSLVLLAVLGVCSAAPFIGDTPEVQAEKARFFQAFRAAQAAAAPQQAFQTVVPVQARWTGPVAATIPAGVGGTITPVGDTAEVAAARNAFLNAYNAQVRATVGTVPVVQAPAFSVAPVVPQQVFQHTFQQAVPVQAKWTGPVAATIPAGVDGTVTPVGDTAEVAAARNAFLNAYRAQVAATVGTAPVVNTFSQAVPQQVFQQTFQQAAPVQARWTGPVAATVPAGLPGSAHQVADTAEVAAAKQAFFSAYQRQVAAAARPF